In Acinetobacter sp. WCHAc010034, a genomic segment contains:
- a CDS encoding class I SAM-dependent methyltransferase: MGTSIKQHWENIYSSRQEDQLSWFQEHALTSLALIRQTRAAHDAAILDVGGGASVLADDLLHAGYCNLTVLDLSLAALRKSQARLGAQAQQVRWLAADIAEADLAENSLDIWHDRAVFHFLTEAHERGRYLAQALKALKPHGFLIIAVFAEDGPLQCSGLDIQRFSLEQLQAFFAPPDFALLQSMKETHMTPAGKAQNFQYAVFQKRAS, encoded by the coding sequence ATGGGCACTAGCATCAAACAGCATTGGGAAAATATCTACAGCAGCCGGCAGGAAGATCAGCTGAGCTGGTTTCAGGAGCATGCCTTAACTTCTCTGGCGCTGATTCGGCAGACCCGAGCGGCGCATGATGCGGCGATTCTGGATGTCGGCGGCGGCGCTTCGGTCTTGGCGGATGACCTGCTGCATGCCGGCTACTGCAATCTGACGGTGCTGGATTTATCGCTGGCCGCGCTGCGTAAAAGCCAGGCCAGACTAGGCGCTCAGGCGCAGCAGGTGCGCTGGCTGGCTGCTGATATTGCAGAGGCGGATTTGGCTGAAAACAGCCTGGACATCTGGCATGACCGCGCGGTATTCCACTTCCTGACAGAAGCGCATGAGCGTGGCCGCTATTTGGCGCAGGCGCTGAAGGCGTTAAAGCCGCATGGGTTTTTAATTATTGCGGTTTTTGCGGAAGACGGCCCTCTGCAATGCAGCGGCCTGGATATTCAGCGCTTCAGCCTTGAGCAGCTGCAGGCGTTTTTCGCGCCGCCTGATTTTGCGCTGCTGCAGAGCATGAAGGAAACCCATATGACGCCGGCAGGCAAGGCGCAGAATTTCCAGTATGCGGTATTTCAAAAGCGCGCAAGCTGA
- a CDS encoding DUF2939 domain-containing protein yields MKAFKSLLAGAVLFGAALFFASPYWTLRQIHQAYQRNDAAGMAEYIDFAQVKSSLQPQIQRRLQAAAGLEHLPEPLQPWGGRLSAALSARAANAAVNEQTLMLLMQGKELKDAVNFDALQPAPDLAPPSRPASAPAAHPAKVKAHYTGWSRFEIAVPAASGKFTRFEMARTGLHWKIVAVQLPD; encoded by the coding sequence ATGAAAGCTTTTAAATCCCTGCTGGCAGGAGCCGTACTGTTTGGCGCTGCGCTGTTTTTTGCATCGCCGTACTGGACGCTGCGCCAAATCCATCAGGCCTATCAGCGCAATGACGCCGCCGGCATGGCGGAATATATTGATTTTGCGCAGGTCAAAAGCAGCCTGCAGCCGCAGATTCAGCGGCGCCTGCAGGCCGCTGCCGGGCTGGAGCATTTGCCTGAACCCTTGCAGCCGTGGGGCGGACGGCTCAGCGCTGCGCTAAGCGCCCGCGCTGCCAATGCTGCGGTGAATGAGCAAACCCTGATGCTGCTGATGCAGGGCAAAGAACTCAAGGATGCAGTCAATTTTGACGCGCTGCAGCCGGCGCCGGACTTGGCGCCGCCGTCCCGGCCGGCAAGCGCGCCCGCCGCTCATCCGGCCAAGGTGAAGGCGCATTATACCGGCTGGAGCCGTTTTGAGATTGCTGTGCCGGCAGCGTCTGGAAAATTCACGCGCTTTGAAATGGCGCGCACAGGCTTGCACTGGAAAATTGTTGCTGTACAATTGCCGGATTAG
- a CDS encoding 5-carboxymethyl-2-hydroxymuconate Delta-isomerase — protein sequence MPHIHLEYSDNLQPFDAKPVLLALNRAFFQSGHAGAALDIKSRAVCHQDYVIGLEQDSGQAYVHAKVSLLAGRSLAVQQEISALLLAALREHVPARAGLSIQLCVEMFEMNKETYSKQIVK from the coding sequence ATGCCGCATATCCATCTGGAATATTCAGACAACCTTCAGCCCTTCGATGCAAAGCCTGTGCTGCTGGCTTTAAACCGCGCATTTTTTCAATCCGGCCATGCCGGCGCCGCGCTGGACATTAAAAGCCGCGCGGTTTGCCATCAGGATTATGTCATCGGGCTGGAACAGGACAGCGGACAGGCCTATGTGCATGCCAAAGTTTCGCTGCTGGCCGGCAGGAGCCTGGCGGTACAGCAGGAAATTTCGGCGCTGCTGCTGGCTGCGCTGCGGGAGCATGTTCCGGCGCGGGCAGGGCTGAGCATTCAGCTCTGTGTGGAAATGTTTGAAATGAATAAGGAAACTTACAGCAAGCAGATTGTGAAATAG
- a CDS encoding YegP family protein, giving the protein MAGWYEISQAKDGQYRFVLKAGNGEVILNSELYKTKASTRNGIESVQKNSPEDGRYERLEAKNGKPYFNLKAANHQIIGTSQFYGSEQARDKGIESVKSNGSSDAVKDLSDLAE; this is encoded by the coding sequence ATGGCAGGTTGGTATGAAATCAGTCAGGCAAAGGATGGCCAATACCGCTTTGTTTTAAAGGCGGGCAACGGCGAAGTTATTTTAAACAGCGAGCTGTATAAAACCAAAGCTTCAACGCGCAACGGCATTGAATCGGTGCAGAAAAACAGCCCGGAAGACGGCCGCTATGAGCGTCTGGAGGCCAAGAACGGCAAGCCTTATTTCAATTTAAAGGCGGCCAATCATCAGATTATCGGCACCAGCCAGTTCTACGGCAGCGAGCAGGCGCGCGACAAGGGCATTGAATCGGTGAAAAGCAACGGCAGCAGCGATGCCGTTAAAGACTTGAGCGATCTGGCGGAGTAA
- a CDS encoding DUF488 domain-containing protein: protein MNIQIKRIYEAVSPADGKRILVDRLWPRGVSKARAQLDLWPKELTPSDALRQWYHEDIEQRWDEFQQRYQAELAGQQEALQQLRDLARQEKITLLTAAKNAGKNHAEVLKRILQSGFPRRPAVK, encoded by the coding sequence ATGAATATCCAGATTAAGCGGATTTATGAAGCCGTCAGCCCCGCGGACGGCAAGCGCATTCTGGTTGACCGGCTTTGGCCCAGAGGCGTCAGCAAAGCGCGGGCGCAGCTGGACTTATGGCCCAAGGAGCTGACGCCGTCGGATGCGCTGCGCCAGTGGTATCATGAAGACATTGAACAGCGCTGGGATGAATTTCAGCAGCGCTATCAGGCGGAACTGGCGGGACAGCAGGAGGCGCTGCAGCAGCTGCGCGATCTGGCGCGGCAGGAAAAAATCACCCTGCTGACCGCGGCTAAGAACGCAGGAAAAAACCATGCTGAGGTGCTGAAGCGGATTCTGCAAAGCGGCTTTCCGCGCCGGCCTGCGGTGAAATGA
- the acnD gene encoding Fe/S-dependent 2-methylisocitrate dehydratase AcnD, translating to MNKNYRKPLQDTQLEYYDVRQAVEDIQPGAYAKLPYTSKVLAEQLVRRCDPAILEQSLKELINRKQDHDFPWYPARVVCHDILGQTALVDLAGLRDAIADQGGDPSKVNPVVPTQLIVDHSLAVEYGGFDPDAFEKNRAVEDRRNEDRFHFIEWTKTAFENVDVIPAGNGIMHQINLEKMSPVIQNRDGVAFPDTCVGTDSHTPHTDALGVISVGVGGLEAENVMLGRASWMRLPDIIGVELVGQRKPGITATDIVLALTEFLRKERVVGAYLEFFGEGADSMSVGDRATISNMTPEYGATAAMFYIDQNTLDYLTLTGREAEQVKLVEAYAKEIGLWASDMAQAQYPRVLRFDLSAVTRNIAGPSNPHARVSTADLKEKGIAGVVEQRTDGLMPDGVVIIAAITSCTNTSNPRNTVAAGLLARKANELGLTRKPWVKSSFAPGSKAAALYLEEAGVLHDLEKLGFGIVAYACTTCNGMSGALDPKIQQEIIDRDLYATAVLSGNRNFDGRIHPYAKQAFLASPPLVVAYAIAGTIRFDIEKDALGTDKDGNPIYLKDIWPSDEEIDALVKEAVKPEQFRKVYIPMFDLGVTEKAASPLYDWRPQSTYIRRPPYWEGALAAPRTLSNMRPLAILPDNITTDHLSPSNAIMMDSAAGEYLHKMGVPEEDFNSYATHRGDHLTAQRATFANPKLFNEMVVRADGTIKQGSKARVEPEGEVMRMWEAIETYMNRKQPLIIIAGKDYGQGSSRDWAAKGVRLAGVEAIVAEGFERIHRTNLVGMGVLPLEFKAGTDRKTLKLDGTELYSVIGNIAPRSTLTLVIERATDEGKSETVEVPVTCRLDTEEEVSVYEAGGVLQRFAQDFLEGNVA from the coding sequence ATGAACAAAAACTACCGCAAACCACTGCAAGACACCCAGCTCGAATACTATGACGTGCGCCAAGCCGTAGAAGATATTCAGCCAGGCGCATATGCCAAACTTCCCTATACCTCCAAAGTGCTGGCGGAACAGCTGGTGCGCCGCTGCGATCCGGCCATTTTGGAACAGTCGCTGAAAGAACTGATTAACCGCAAGCAAGACCATGATTTTCCGTGGTATCCAGCGCGCGTGGTGTGCCATGACATCCTGGGACAGACTGCGCTGGTTGACTTGGCCGGCCTGCGTGACGCGATTGCCGACCAAGGCGGCGACCCGTCTAAAGTCAACCCGGTGGTGCCGACCCAGCTGATCGTAGACCATTCCTTAGCCGTAGAATACGGCGGCTTTGACCCGGACGCCTTTGAAAAAAACCGCGCCGTGGAAGACCGCCGCAATGAAGACCGCTTCCACTTCATCGAATGGACCAAAACCGCTTTTGAAAATGTCGATGTGATTCCTGCGGGCAACGGCATCATGCACCAAATCAACCTGGAGAAAATGTCTCCGGTGATTCAGAACCGTGATGGCGTGGCCTTTCCGGATACCTGTGTCGGCACCGATTCGCATACCCCGCATACCGATGCGCTTGGCGTGATTTCTGTCGGCGTGGGCGGCCTGGAAGCTGAAAACGTGATGCTGGGCCGCGCGTCGTGGATGCGCCTGCCGGACATTATCGGCGTAGAACTGGTTGGCCAGCGCAAGCCGGGCATTACTGCAACCGACATCGTACTGGCTTTGACCGAGTTCCTGCGCAAAGAGCGCGTAGTCGGCGCATATTTGGAATTCTTCGGTGAAGGCGCAGACAGCATGTCTGTCGGCGACCGCGCGACCATTTCCAATATGACTCCGGAATACGGCGCAACCGCGGCCATGTTCTATATTGACCAGAACACTCTTGATTATTTGACTTTGACCGGCCGTGAAGCGGAGCAGGTCAAGCTGGTTGAAGCCTATGCCAAGGAAATTGGCCTGTGGGCATCGGACATGGCGCAGGCGCAATACCCGCGCGTGCTGCGTTTCGACCTTTCAGCCGTCACCCGCAACATTGCCGGGCCATCAAACCCGCATGCGCGCGTCTCTACAGCCGACTTAAAGGAAAAAGGCATTGCCGGCGTGGTGGAGCAGCGCACCGATGGCCTGATGCCGGACGGCGTAGTGATTATCGCCGCCATTACCTCGTGCACCAACACTTCAAACCCGCGCAATACCGTAGCTGCCGGCCTGCTGGCGCGCAAGGCCAATGAACTGGGCTTAACCCGCAAGCCTTGGGTGAAATCATCCTTTGCGCCGGGTTCTAAAGCGGCGGCTTTATACCTTGAAGAAGCAGGCGTGTTGCATGATTTGGAAAAACTCGGCTTCGGCATTGTGGCCTATGCCTGTACCACCTGCAACGGCATGTCCGGCGCGCTGGACCCGAAAATCCAGCAGGAAATTATTGACCGTGACCTGTACGCCACGGCAGTGCTTTCAGGTAACCGCAACTTTGACGGCCGCATCCATCCTTATGCAAAACAGGCGTTTTTGGCTTCTCCGCCATTGGTGGTTGCCTATGCGATTGCCGGAACTATCCGCTTTGACATCGAAAAAGATGCGCTGGGCACGGACAAAGACGGCAACCCGATTTACTTAAAGGACATTTGGCCGTCGGATGAAGAAATTGATGCACTGGTAAAAGAAGCGGTGAAGCCTGAGCAGTTCCGCAAAGTGTATATTCCAATGTTTGATTTGGGCGTAACGGAAAAAGCCGCCAGCCCGCTGTATGACTGGCGCCCGCAAAGCACCTATATCCGCCGTCCGCCGTACTGGGAAGGGGCTTTGGCTGCGCCGCGCACCTTGTCCAATATGCGTCCGCTGGCGATTCTGCCGGACAACATCACCACGGATCATTTGTCGCCATCCAATGCAATTATGATGGATTCGGCTGCAGGCGAATATCTGCATAAAATGGGCGTGCCTGAGGAAGACTTCAACTCTTATGCAACGCACCGCGGCGACCATTTAACGGCGCAGCGCGCGACTTTCGCCAACCCGAAACTGTTCAATGAAATGGTGGTTCGCGCTGACGGTACGATCAAGCAAGGGTCGAAAGCGCGTGTGGAGCCTGAAGGCGAAGTGATGCGCATGTGGGAAGCGATTGAAACCTATATGAACCGCAAGCAGCCGCTGATTATCATTGCAGGTAAAGACTATGGTCAGGGTTCCAGCCGTGACTGGGCGGCCAAAGGCGTGCGCCTTGCAGGTGTTGAAGCGATTGTGGCGGAAGGTTTTGAGCGCATTCACCGCACCAACTTGGTGGGCATGGGCGTGCTGCCGCTGGAGTTTAAAGCGGGTACTGACCGTAAAACTTTGAAGCTGGACGGCACAGAGCTGTATAGCGTCATTGGTAATATCGCGCCGCGTTCGACTTTAACTTTGGTGATTGAGCGTGCGACGGATGAAGGCAAGAGTGAAACCGTTGAAGTGCCTGTAACCTGCCGTCTAGATACTGAAGAAGAAGTGTCTGTATATGAAGCGGGCGGTGTATTGCAGCGCTTTGCACAGGATTTCTTGGAAGGGAATGTGGCTTGA
- a CDS encoding DUF6868 family protein — MNTTQLADFLLYCALVNYSILIIWFLAFVFAKGWMKSLHGRWFKLSDQSFDAMHYGSMAVYKIGIMLLNLAPYIALKLL, encoded by the coding sequence ATGAACACAACCCAGCTAGCAGATTTTCTGCTCTATTGCGCGCTCGTCAACTACAGCATTTTAATCATCTGGTTTTTGGCCTTTGTTTTCGCCAAAGGCTGGATGAAAAGCCTGCATGGCCGGTGGTTCAAGCTGTCCGACCAAAGCTTTGACGCCATGCATTACGGCAGCATGGCCGTGTATAAAATCGGCATCATGCTGCTGAACCTTGCGCCGTATATTGCATTAAAATTGCTCTGA
- a CDS encoding YybH family protein, which produces MKVTGDLQAGQEVIAVLKDWDRAVCSLDLHEIIAHCSADVSLFDVSTQMSGIVAYQQLWERDLAYLRTGLRVFRDHLNVHAAPDLAFVSCYSKVDVESGAPTPDIPWCRTTLCFRKKRHQWKIVHQHISMPVDLQSGQAAQWRL; this is translated from the coding sequence GTGAAGGTGACGGGAGACCTGCAGGCGGGGCAGGAAGTAATTGCTGTCCTGAAAGACTGGGACCGGGCGGTGTGCAGCCTGGATCTGCATGAAATTATTGCGCATTGCAGTGCGGATGTCAGCCTGTTTGATGTCAGCACGCAAATGAGCGGCATTGTGGCTTATCAGCAGCTTTGGGAGCGCGACCTCGCTTATTTAAGGACGGGCCTCCGCGTTTTCCGCGATCATCTGAATGTGCATGCGGCGCCGGATTTGGCCTTTGTTTCCTGCTATTCCAAAGTGGATGTGGAGAGCGGCGCGCCTACGCCGGATATTCCGTGGTGCAGAACCACGCTCTGCTTCAGGAAAAAGCGCCATCAATGGAAAATTGTGCATCAGCATATTTCAATGCCGGTGGATCTGCAGTCGGGGCAGGCCGCGCAATGGAGGCTTTAG
- a CDS encoding zinc ribbon-containing protein: MVTAGSIPGTGFYFCVQCGRRTYLEIGTDRLPPCTKCHGTEFKK; encoded by the coding sequence ATGGTTACTGCTGGCTCAATACCCGGAACAGGCTTCTATTTTTGTGTTCAGTGCGGACGACGCACATACTTAGAAATTGGTACAGACCGTTTACCCCCATGTACCAAATGCCACGGCACTGAATTTAAAAAATAA
- a CDS encoding ribonuclease E inhibitor RraB: protein MTRDYQQFPDDDNGNVLWQMHNDGDDLTAAHEIEYSIAFQQEDKADQCAVYLLKEEQKISLFEDEETGEWIITIYVYMEPEYADIVDLEEWFSKIAGQFGGEYDGWGCMAYVYDDEIEEADEEEKAD, encoded by the coding sequence ATGACACGCGACTACCAGCAGTTCCCAGATGACGATAACGGCAATGTGCTGTGGCAGATGCACAATGATGGCGATGATTTAACCGCGGCGCATGAAATTGAATATTCGATTGCGTTCCAGCAGGAAGACAAAGCCGATCAGTGCGCGGTGTACCTGCTGAAAGAAGAGCAGAAAATCAGCCTGTTTGAAGATGAAGAAACCGGGGAATGGATCATCACCATTTATGTCTATATGGAGCCGGAGTATGCGGACATTGTCGATCTGGAAGAATGGTTCAGCAAGATTGCCGGCCAGTTTGGCGGCGAATATGACGGCTGGGGCTGCATGGCCTATGTCTATGACGATGAAATTGAAGAAGCGGATGAAGAAGAAAAAGCGGATTGA
- a CDS encoding DUF1003 domain-containing protein encodes MNGKTEYRPCMVCKKNFPLNSLIPMGTVRKVITEEIAKDFPEWSAQNYICQPDLTKYRMQYVQSILSSEQGEVSNLEYEVIHSMRQHELISKNVESRLDQNWTLGERLADKIAAFGGSWAFLSCFAAFLVIWILVNTVVMVKHPADPYPFILLNLMLSCLAAIQAPVIMMSQNRQEAKDRLRSENDYQVNLKAELEIRNLHEKIDHLLMHQWDRLAKIQEIQLDLLSEMSKKKE; translated from the coding sequence ATGAACGGAAAAACAGAATACCGGCCATGCATGGTCTGCAAAAAAAACTTTCCGCTAAACAGCCTGATTCCGATGGGAACCGTGCGCAAGGTCATTACTGAGGAAATAGCCAAGGATTTTCCCGAATGGAGCGCGCAGAACTATATCTGCCAGCCCGATTTAACCAAATACCGCATGCAGTATGTGCAGTCCATTCTCAGCTCGGAGCAGGGCGAAGTTTCAAACTTGGAATATGAAGTCATCCACAGCATGCGGCAGCATGAGCTGATCAGCAAAAACGTAGAAAGCCGGCTCGATCAGAACTGGACATTAGGCGAACGGCTGGCGGATAAGATCGCGGCTTTCGGCGGCAGCTGGGCGTTCCTGAGCTGCTTTGCGGCCTTTTTAGTGATCTGGATTCTGGTCAATACCGTGGTGATGGTGAAGCATCCCGCAGATCCTTATCCCTTTATTCTGCTGAACCTGATGCTGTCCTGCCTGGCGGCCATACAGGCGCCGGTGATCATGATGAGCCAGAACCGGCAGGAAGCCAAAGACCGCCTGCGTTCGGAAAACGATTATCAGGTTAATCTGAAAGCCGAGCTGGAAATCCGCAACCTGCATGAAAAAATTGACCATCTGCTGATGCATCAGTGGGACAGGCTGGCCAAAATTCAGGAAATCCAGCTGGATCTGCTGTCGGAAATGAGCAAGAAAAAAGAATAA
- a CDS encoding NUDIX hydrolase, with product MSFHDFYRMSSHAVIVNAQRQVLLLKADYAGKAWGLPGGGLDPGETIHQALLRECREELGCAVQADYLSGVYFHAAVCSHAFIFRCHLADDAQIQLSDEHSAWRWFNLDELSPMQRIRVEDCLNFNGTVLSRSFE from the coding sequence ATGAGCTTTCATGATTTTTACCGAATGAGTTCACATGCGGTCATTGTGAATGCGCAGCGCCAGGTGCTGCTGCTGAAAGCCGATTATGCCGGCAAGGCATGGGGCTTGCCCGGCGGCGGCTTAGATCCGGGGGAAACCATTCATCAGGCGCTGCTGCGCGAATGCCGCGAGGAGCTGGGCTGCGCGGTGCAGGCGGATTATTTGTCGGGCGTGTATTTTCATGCCGCCGTCTGCTCGCATGCCTTTATTTTCCGCTGCCATTTGGCTGATGATGCGCAGATTCAGCTCAGCGACGAACATTCCGCCTGGCGCTGGTTTAATTTAGATGAGCTGAGCCCCATGCAGCGCATCCGGGTAGAAGACTGCCTGAATTTTAACGGCACAGTGCTGAGCCGCAGTTTTGAATGA
- a CDS encoding DUF4041 domain-containing protein, which produces MSNILLIILAAAFAGLLYACRLLQQKHQLLQALQENFNRARCELSQHEAQSGELNYEITQLRIQASSLKVQLNKFSQYQHVVDIEQYVLTRRLQADSFIEMTKLNAEIMLDDVKRMIAQVREFLAQHQQQVQDSVERKAQEKLQDYYAHAQALQERRDIVQALERKIRGDQQQYFFPHPRLLEQLIDGYSEADAARHLQAVRSRIQAANASGQVAECHYVDESRCLAFSALVTLAFNSKADLYLAQLDGANLGQLLQALQDDYQLINFHGNHFSHSHIHESYLNLRLEELKFAALLQAAKAHSVQEQAEKLLN; this is translated from the coding sequence ATGTCAAATATTCTTCTCATTATACTGGCGGCTGCGTTTGCCGGCCTGCTGTATGCCTGCCGCCTGCTGCAGCAGAAGCATCAGCTGCTGCAGGCCCTGCAGGAAAACTTCAACCGCGCGCGCTGTGAGCTGAGCCAGCATGAAGCGCAGTCCGGCGAGCTGAACTATGAAATTACCCAGCTGCGCATTCAGGCCAGCAGCTTAAAGGTGCAGCTGAATAAATTCAGCCAGTATCAGCATGTTGTAGACATTGAGCAGTATGTGCTGACCCGCAGGCTGCAGGCCGACAGCTTTATTGAAATGACCAAGCTGAATGCGGAAATTATGCTGGATGACGTCAAGCGCATGATTGCGCAGGTCAGGGAATTTTTAGCGCAGCACCAGCAGCAGGTTCAGGACAGCGTAGAGCGCAAAGCGCAGGAAAAGCTGCAAGACTATTATGCGCATGCGCAGGCCCTGCAGGAGCGCAGGGACATTGTGCAGGCGCTGGAGCGGAAGATCCGCGGCGATCAGCAGCAGTATTTTTTCCCGCATCCGCGCCTGCTGGAGCAGCTGATTGACGGCTATTCAGAAGCCGATGCCGCCCGGCATCTGCAGGCGGTCAGGAGCAGAATTCAGGCGGCCAATGCCAGCGGGCAGGTGGCCGAATGCCATTATGTGGATGAAAGCCGCTGCCTGGCGTTCAGCGCCCTGGTCACGCTGGCCTTCAACAGCAAGGCCGACCTATATCTGGCGCAGCTGGACGGCGCGAATCTGGGCCAGCTGCTGCAGGCCCTGCAGGATGACTATCAGCTGATCAATTTTCACGGCAATCATTTCAGCCATTCACATATTCATGAATCTTATTTAAATTTAAGGCTGGAAGAGCTGAAATTTGCGGCCCTGCTGCAGGCCGCCAAAGCGCACAGCGTGCAGGAGCAAGCTGAAAAGCTTCTGAATTGA
- a CDS encoding RluA family pseudouridine synthase yields MPPLDDSFVYQPPQEALVIAYEDDDLVVIEKPAGLLSVPGRLPEHHDSAYLRVLAQYPQAKITHRLDMATSGILMFAKHRDAEVAVSKMFQARTVTKNYIALVQGLLQGAGSVNEPLIADWENRPRQMVHYELGKPAQTLYQALSYDAAQDISRVLLTPITGRSHQLRVHMMHIGHPISGDKIYHPHASQSPLKRMALHASYLAFTQPLSGEEVEIKGHVPF; encoded by the coding sequence ATGCCTCCTTTAGACGACAGTTTTGTATACCAGCCCCCGCAAGAAGCGCTTGTGATTGCCTATGAAGATGATGATCTGGTGGTAATTGAAAAGCCCGCCGGCCTGCTGTCTGTTCCGGGGCGCCTGCCGGAGCATCATGACAGCGCCTACCTGCGGGTTCTGGCGCAGTATCCGCAGGCGAAAATTACCCACCGCTTGGACATGGCGACCTCAGGCATTCTGATGTTTGCCAAGCACCGCGATGCCGAAGTGGCGGTCAGCAAAATGTTTCAGGCGCGCACCGTCACGAAGAACTACATTGCTCTAGTGCAGGGCCTGCTGCAAGGCGCGGGCAGCGTGAATGAACCGCTGATTGCTGACTGGGAAAACCGCCCGCGCCAAATGGTGCATTATGAGCTGGGCAAGCCTGCGCAGACCTTGTATCAGGCATTGAGCTATGATGCTGCGCAGGACATCAGCCGCGTGCTGCTGACGCCAATTACCGGGCGTTCGCATCAGCTGCGCGTGCATATGATGCATATCGGCCATCCGATTAGCGGCGATAAAATCTATCATCCGCATGCATCGCAAAGCCCTTTAAAGCGCATGGCGCTGCATGCTAGCTATTTGGCCTTTACCCAGCCTTTAAGCGGCGAAGAGGTTGAAATTAAAGGCCATGTGCCGTTTTAA
- a CDS encoding zinc ribbon domain-containing protein YjdM, with translation MSLPNCPKCQSEYAYEDGSLLICPECAHEWKEGEEASADAQAAIKDANGNALADGDTVTVIKDLKIKGSSSVVKVGTKVKNIRLLPDASDGHDIDCKIDGIGPMKLKSEYVKKA, from the coding sequence ATGTCTTTACCCAATTGCCCAAAATGCCAGTCCGAATATGCCTATGAAGACGGCAGCCTGCTGATTTGCCCAGAATGCGCGCATGAGTGGAAAGAAGGGGAAGAAGCTTCCGCAGATGCGCAAGCCGCTATTAAAGATGCCAACGGCAATGCGCTGGCGGACGGCGACACTGTAACAGTTATTAAAGATTTAAAAATCAAAGGCTCATCCTCTGTAGTGAAAGTCGGCACCAAAGTCAAGAATATCCGCCTGCTGCCGGACGCGTCTGACGGCCACGATATTGACTGCAAAATTGACGGCATTGGCCCGATGAAATTGAAATCTGAATATGTGAAAAAAGCCTAA
- a CDS encoding SRPBCC family protein, whose amino-acid sequence MSNTVRLHRVFSAPPERVFRAFTDPDALVKWMAPHGFTAHVEHFDVRAGGSYRMSFTNFSTGTKHSFHGNYRQVVQNQLLRYTDQFDMPELAGEIEVTIELKEVSVGTELQITQAGLPSVIPPDACYLGWQESLQLLSLLVNPAIPDE is encoded by the coding sequence ATGAGCAATACAGTACGGCTGCACCGCGTGTTCAGCGCTCCGCCGGAGCGGGTGTTCCGCGCATTTACCGACCCGGATGCCCTGGTTAAATGGATGGCGCCGCACGGCTTTACCGCGCATGTGGAGCACTTTGATGTGCGGGCCGGCGGCAGCTACCGCATGTCATTTACCAATTTTTCCACCGGCACCAAGCATTCATTTCACGGCAATTACCGCCAGGTGGTGCAGAACCAGCTGCTGCGCTACACCGACCAGTTCGACATGCCGGAGCTGGCGGGTGAAATAGAAGTGACCATTGAACTGAAAGAAGTCAGTGTCGGCACAGAGCTTCAGATTACTCAGGCGGGCCTGCCGAGCGTGATTCCGCCGGATGCCTGCTATCTGGGCTGGCAGGAATCGCTGCAGCTGCTGTCTTTGCTGGTGAACCCCGCCATTCCGGATGAATAG
- the vapC gene encoding type II toxin-antitoxin system tRNA(fMet)-specific endonuclease VapC codes for MQTQYLLYTNICIYITRHQPETVRQHFEKHLPNRNILISVITLGELRFGAEKSQKKEKALKVIDELTSMIQVAELDENAAEHYAQIRQDLSSKGQIIGANDLWLAAHARANNWVIVTNNEKEFLRVDGLKVENSLTKTF; via the coding sequence ATGCAGACACAGTACTTGCTATATACAAATATTTGTATCTATATCACTAGGCATCAGCCTGAAACTGTTCGTCAGCATTTTGAAAAACATCTCCCAAACCGCAATATTTTAATTTCCGTGATTACATTGGGCGAGCTGCGTTTTGGCGCAGAGAAAAGCCAGAAAAAAGAAAAAGCGCTAAAGGTGATAGATGAATTAACGTCAATGATTCAAGTGGCTGAATTAGATGAAAATGCAGCTGAGCATTATGCACAGATACGCCAAGACCTTTCATCCAAGGGACAGATTATCGGGGCGAATGATTTGTGGCTGGCGGCGCATGCAAGAGCAAATAATTGGGTTATAGTCACCAATAACGAAAAAGAATTTTTACGTGTTGACGGCTTGAAAGTAGAAAACTCGCTAACCAAAACATTCTGA